The Paenibacillus mucilaginosus 3016 genome includes the window CTCTCCGTAGCACAGCGGCATACATACTATGTTTACCCATTCTTACTAAGAAAAAACACACCTGTGCCGGCAGGGGCATTGCGGGGGCGGGTAACAACGCAAAAACCCGCTCCGGAGAGCGGGCAGGGGTTGCTGTTTCCTTCTTATGGAACCTGAATGGACAGAATCGCAGCTTTAATCTGTTTTTTAAGAGTTTCGGTGTACAGCGCATTTGGCTGGTAGCCATGAGCCACATAGGTCGTTCCGTCTTTCTCAAAGACACATACAATCGAAGTTGTCATCCCAGCTTCGAAAACATTCCAATGAGCGTTCACTCCGGCAATGGTTTCGGATTTACTTTCGATATCCTTGATCTCTACTTCGTCTTCTTCCTTGATGGCATTTTTCAAGTGGGTGATCATTTCCTGAGGCGTAACACCGACATCCTCATATGCCAACACGCTGAACTTGCCTACTCCTGTTCCGAACTGAAGCATGTTCGATTCAGCCGAACTGTTCTGTTTCCAGTGAGCAGGAACCGTCACATGAAAACCATATGCTTTGTTTCGGACCAAGCTCGTTTGCGAACGGTCCGCATCCGCCGCATCTTTCAGATCACCGATGGACGAGGATGGCTGCGTAACCTTAAGGGAATTCAGCGTATCCTTTATCAGCATCTCGGAAAGATCAGCTTCTTTCTCGAAATCAAAATGAATTTGATATTTATAATTGCCTTTGATGAAAAATACATTCTCCACGGCCGACCAGCTCTTTTTGTCGATCGTAGTCTTGGAACGGAGGGCTACAGCCGGATTGCCGTCCACCGTCGTGCTGCGCTGGGCATCCATCTTTCGGTAATCGGCAACAAACATGTCTTCAAATCGCTTCGCCACCCGGTCAACCCAAGGCTGAAGTGAATCCTTGTCCGCTTTGGACGAAATCGTCATTGTGATGAACTTGCTCTTCTTCGGGTCATAGAAGAGAATTTCATCGTCCTGGTTTTCGGCCTTCTCCCAGTCCGCTGGCAGTTTCAAGGAATAGCCGTACGTTTCATCTGTGTAGGTCCGATAGCCGTTTTTTACCGTAGACAGGTCCTTTACCGTGCTGTCACTCGAGTTGAACTTCACTTGGAAGCTGTCCAGCAAATTCTGATACTTGCTGTATTTGGCAGGGTTCTTGTAATCTTCCTCTTTCTCCACATAAAAAATAAGAATGTATAGACGGTCCCCGCTCTGGTATGCTCTATGTTCGAATACCCCGTCATCATCTTGGGTTACGATGAGTGCGTATGGCATTTGACCTTGTTTTACAAAGGTCTTTTTGAGGACTTTCCCTTCCGTTTCATCGGATAAGCGGCTAATCAGCGCATCCTCGGACATGTTCTCGGTGACGCCCGTTTCTGCCTGCACGCTCATGCGGAATTCGCCGTCTGCATCTTCAAAGCCGACAAAATCCTCCTGGAAGCTCTGGTAATCCTTGATCAGGCCGGTCGGATATTTCATGGACCAGCCATAATAGCTGTTCCCGATCTGAGTCTTGCCGAGATCCGTATCGATACTGCTTCCGCCAGAAGAAGCCTCGGCAGATCCTGTAATAGTGATCTGCTTAGTAGCATCATCATAAGCTACCTTAGCCCCGAATTTTTCGGAGATGAATCGCAATGGCACCATCGTCGTGCCGTTTTGAAGCTCCGGCGCGGCCTCCAATGTTTCCTGCACACCGTTTACTGTGGCTGTCGTACTGCCGATTTGAAGAGACAAGGAAGTTTGACCGCTCTTCAGTCCTACCGTCTTTGTCTCCGAATCCCAAGTCAGTACCGCGCCGAAGGCTGTTGTGATAACCCGCAGCGGAACCAATGTCGATCCGTTCGAAATATACGGCTTTTCCACAGTGATCGCTTCATTATTCACTTTAAGGACATCCTGCCCGAGTGTAAGCTCGATATGTACCTGCTTGCCGGAATCGGCAGCCCATGCACCTGCCGGAACAGCCGCATTCCACAGCAGCAGCGAACCTAATCCCAATTTCCATATTGCCTTCATGTTGTCACTCTCCGTGTTAGTTCGTCTTGATTTCAACCAAAGTGATTTCTTTCTGCACCAAATCGCCGCCGGACTGAAGGGTCAGCGTAATTTTGTCCCCAGGCAGGTACTGCTTCAGGTACTCATTAAGATCCACGATACTCTTCAGATTCTTGTCTCCGATGGAGTAGAGCACATCCCCTTCCTTAATCCCGGCCGACGCTGCGGAAGTTCCTGGATGGATCCGGGAGACTCGAAGCGGCTCGTCGGTTGGAAGCCCGACAATGGCGGCCCAGCTTTCTTCCACATCCAGACCAAGCCCCGGATGCTTTACATAGCCGTAGGTTAAAAAGTGCTTCAATACGTACTGCACCGTGTCCGAAGGGATGGCAAAACCGAGTCCGTCGACACCCGCAGCCGAAAGCTTAAGGGAGTTGATACCGATGATTTCCCCTTTGAGGTTCACCAAGGCTCCTCCACTGTTCCCCGGGTTAATCGCCGCGTCCGTCTGAATCAGGCGGTACGTACTGTGAAGTGAACGGTCCATACCGCTGACGACACCGACGGATACGGAGTTACGCAGAGCAAAGGAGATCGGGGTACCAATGGCAACAACCGTCTCTCCCACAACCAGTTCGCTGCTCTTCGCAAATTCGGCTGTCGGAAGACCTTCAGCTTCAATCTTAACAAGGGCGAGATCGCTCTCTTCATCGATATGTGTCGTCGTTCCCTTATACTGCTTGCCGTCCGCGGTGACTACGATCAGCTGGCTCATCTCTTTGACTACGTGGGCATTCGTAATAATAAGTCCATTCGACTGCACGATCACCCCTGTGCCATGAGCCAAGTTATAGCGATTGTCCGACGATGAACTGTTCCCGATCGGTTTGCCGATAATCCCGACAGTTGCAGGAGACACCTTCTTCACCGCATCCGGGACAGCAGATGGGGCAATATAGCTGAAACGATTGGCATCCGCCAGGAAAGTTCCGTCCCCTCCCAGTGTTCGTACCACATCGGATGCTTTAACATACAGCTCCCCATTCATCTGGGCTGCCGCCCATGTCACGGGCTGAGCTTGTCCGCCCTGCGCTACGGCACCGCCCGCTCCAAGAACCAGTGATAGCATCGCCGCACAGCCAATAATCCTATTGCGCTTAAGCTTCAAACGTTGATCTTCCCTTCATCTAGTCCGCCGCAGCGGAGGCCATCATACCAATGGACTATAGTGATATGCTGCCTTTTGTCGTATTTATATGAATATAAGCGATTTTTATGGAGCTGTCGACGATTTTTTTCCCGGATTTGGGAAAAAGCAAAAGAAAGAGGCCTCAGCCTCTTTCCTTGATGACACGAGATGCAGCACCTGGCTACGCCGGAAGCTCCTGTCTGCTGGCCCCGGCAGCCGCCG containing:
- a CDS encoding copper amine oxidase N-terminal domain-containing protein, with product MKAIWKLGLGSLLLWNAAVPAGAWAADSGKQVHIELTLGQDVLKVNNEAITVEKPYISNGSTLVPLRVITTAFGAVLTWDSETKTVGLKSGQTSLSLQIGSTTATVNGVQETLEAAPELQNGTTMVPLRFISEKFGAKVAYDDATKQITITGSAEASSGGSSIDTDLGKTQIGNSYYGWSMKYPTGLIKDYQSFQEDFVGFEDADGEFRMSVQAETGVTENMSEDALISRLSDETEGKVLKKTFVKQGQMPYALIVTQDDDGVFEHRAYQSGDRLYILIFYVEKEEDYKNPAKYSKYQNLLDSFQVKFNSSDSTVKDLSTVKNGYRTYTDETYGYSLKLPADWEKAENQDDEILFYDPKKSKFITMTISSKADKDSLQPWVDRVAKRFEDMFVADYRKMDAQRSTTVDGNPAVALRSKTTIDKKSWSAVENVFFIKGNYKYQIHFDFEKEADLSEMLIKDTLNSLKVTQPSSSIGDLKDAADADRSQTSLVRNKAYGFHVTVPAHWKQNSSAESNMLQFGTGVGKFSVLAYEDVGVTPQEMITHLKNAIKEEDEVEIKDIESKSETIAGVNAHWNVFEAGMTTSIVCVFEKDGTTYVAHGYQPNALYTETLKKQIKAAILSIQVP
- a CDS encoding S1C family serine protease, encoding MKLKRNRIIGCAAMLSLVLGAGGAVAQGGQAQPVTWAAAQMNGELYVKASDVVRTLGGDGTFLADANRFSYIAPSAVPDAVKKVSPATVGIIGKPIGNSSSSDNRYNLAHGTGVIVQSNGLIITNAHVVKEMSQLIVVTADGKQYKGTTTHIDEESDLALVKIEAEGLPTAEFAKSSELVVGETVVAIGTPISFALRNSVSVGVVSGMDRSLHSTYRLIQTDAAINPGNSGGALVNLKGEIIGINSLKLSAAGVDGLGFAIPSDTVQYVLKHFLTYGYVKHPGLGLDVEESWAAIVGLPTDEPLRVSRIHPGTSAASAGIKEGDVLYSIGDKNLKSIVDLNEYLKQYLPGDKITLTLQSGGDLVQKEITLVEIKTN